A single Bufo bufo chromosome 6, aBufBuf1.1, whole genome shotgun sequence DNA region contains:
- the LOC121003903 gene encoding uncharacterized protein LOC121003903, translated as MLPDIRYGTSAPCHWFLVSRERGERATSCRMPSCIVKGCSYSWKKKDPDIIIHAFPKDLESIRKWLIQTQQDFGDLEEFSRKILEGTKGAYRVCSRHFTADSYETRGFMTVLKKGAIPTIFPDSPENAMRYKKTKVPAKRMKIDSTSSNDGSVLGVGYKLSAVAWHPESLAALSSHNFISPVASKETCVQGLYKYTAGENSENDHDRSHSSYSERGGTGGQNITEERRNTLYHPRVEQTVGTVMGISPRLIHQGTNTEPFVGTSNKKVQANRQKKQNSVGIQCNLEDLPIENESDHYPFRISLRNFDVLIWADPFRIKSSVNPKPMASYYRYCPQKGPIEMLTER; from the exons ATGCTGCCTGACATCCGGTATGGTACAAGTGCACCTTGTCATTGGTTCCTAGTCAGCAGGGAACGTGGGGAGAGAGCGACGAGCTGCAG GATGCCATCCTGTATTGTTAAAGGATGCTCATATTCCTGGAAAAAGAAGGACCCTGATATTATAATTCATGCATTTCCCAAGGACCTGGAAAGCATCagaaaatggctaattcaaacacAACAGGATTTTGGGGACCTTGAGGAATTTAGTCGAAAAATTCTCGAGGGTACAAAAGGTGCATATCGTGTCTGTTCAAGGCACTTTACAGCCGATAGCTATGAAACAAGAGGCTTCATGACTGTTTTAAAGAAGGGAGCCATTCCAACAATTTTTCCTGACAGTCCAGAAAATGCAATGAGGTATAAAAAAACTAAAGTACCAGCAAAAAGAATGAAAATCGATTCTACCTCTTCAAATGATGGAAGTGTTCTTGGGGTCGGGTATAAACTTTCAGCAGTTGCTTGGCATCCTGAATCTTTAGCTGCACTTTCATCACATAACTTCATTTCACCTGTAGCCAGCAAGGAAACGTGTGTTCAAGGCCTGTACAAGTACACAGCAGGGGAAAATTCGGAAAATGATCACGACCGGAGTCATTCCTCGTACTCAGAACGTGGAGGTACTGGAGGACAAAACATCACGGAAGAAAGAAGAAACACGTTATATCACCCAAGGGTTGAACAGACAGTAGGAACTGTGATGGGAATTTCTCCAAGACTGATCCATCAAGGTACAAATACTGAACCTTTTGTAGGAACATCTAATAAAAAAGTACAAGCCAACCGACAAAAGAAGCAAAATAGTGTAGGCATACAGTGCAATCTGGAAGACCTACCCATTGAAAATGAGAGTGATCACTATCCATTTAGGATCTCTTTAAGAAACTTTGATGTTCTCATTTGGGCTGATCCTTTCAGAATAAAGTCCAGTGTTAATCCAAAACCTATGGCTAGCTACTATAGGTACTGTCCCCAgaaaggacccattgaaatgcttACAGAAAGATAA